Proteins encoded within one genomic window of Tabrizicola piscis:
- the rlmN gene encoding 23S rRNA (adenine(2503)-C(2))-methyltransferase RlmN, with protein sequence MTAPITQDVLTLPRKLPVSDKTNIIGLTRDQLRAALIAAGTPEKQAKMRLGQLWQWVYHWGVRDFALMTNLAKDYRALLADHFTIELPEVVTRQISEDGTRKYLVRIAGGHEVEVVYIPETDRGTLCISSQVGCTLTCSFCHTGTQKLVRNLTAGEIVGQVMLARDDLGEWPVQGAPKVEVRLISNIVLMGMGEPLYNFDNVRDAMKVVMDNEGIALGRRRITLSTSGVVPEIARTATEIGCLLAVSFHATTDEVRDQLVPINKRWNIATLLEALKAYPGLSNSERITFEYVMLEGVNDTKEDAHRLVKLLEGIPAKVNLIPFNEWPGAPYKRSSGNRIHAFADIIYHAGYASPIRTPRGEDIMAACGQLKSATERARKSKAAIAAEAGL encoded by the coding sequence ATGACCGCCCCGATCACGCAAGACGTGCTGACCCTGCCGCGCAAATTGCCCGTCAGCGACAAGACCAACATCATCGGCCTGACCCGTGACCAGCTGCGCGCCGCCCTGATCGCCGCCGGCACGCCGGAAAAGCAGGCCAAGATGCGGCTTGGGCAGCTTTGGCAGTGGGTCTACCACTGGGGCGTCCGCGACTTCGCGCTGATGACCAACCTTGCCAAGGACTACCGCGCGCTGCTGGCCGATCACTTCACGATCGAATTGCCAGAGGTCGTCACCCGCCAGATTTCCGAAGACGGCACCCGCAAATACCTTGTCCGCATCGCCGGCGGGCATGAGGTTGAGGTGGTCTATATCCCCGAAACCGACCGGGGCACGCTGTGCATTTCCTCGCAGGTGGGCTGCACGCTGACCTGTTCCTTCTGCCACACCGGCACGCAGAAACTGGTCCGCAACCTGACGGCAGGGGAAATCGTCGGTCAGGTCATGCTGGCGCGGGACGACCTTGGCGAATGGCCCGTGCAGGGCGCGCCGAAGGTTGAAGTGCGCCTCATCTCCAACATCGTGCTGATGGGGATGGGTGAGCCGCTTTACAACTTCGACAACGTCCGCGACGCGATGAAAGTGGTGATGGACAACGAAGGCATCGCCCTTGGCCGCCGCCGGATCACCCTGTCCACCAGCGGAGTCGTGCCCGAGATTGCCCGCACGGCGACAGAAATCGGCTGCCTGCTGGCCGTCAGCTTTCACGCCACCACGGATGAGGTGCGCGACCAGCTCGTTCCGATCAACAAGCGCTGGAACATCGCCACGTTGCTTGAGGCGCTGAAGGCCTATCCCGGCCTGTCGAACAGCGAACGGATCACCTTTGAATATGTGATGCTTGAGGGCGTCAACGACACCAAGGAAGACGCGCACCGGCTGGTGAAGCTCTTGGAAGGCATCCCGGCCAAGGTCAACCTGATCCCGTTCAACGAATGGCCCGGTGCGCCCTACAAGCGGTCGTCCGGCAACCGGATTCACGCCTTTGCCGACATCATCTATCACGCCGGTTACGCCAGCCCGATCCGCACCCCGCGCGGCGAAGATATCATGGCCGCCTGTGGTCAGCTGAAATCGGCCACCGAGCGGGCGCGGAAGTCGAAGGCCGCAATCGCCGCCGAAGCCGGTCTCTGA
- a CDS encoding invasion associated locus B family protein → MTSLFGRTLAVAAISFAATAGFAQESTNRVATMTDWNVFTEESPKECWGVSKPKEMVNTRDGQPVSVRRGDVLLFVTFRPGKPGEISFTGGYPFAGGSTVDVTVDGQPYQLFTDGEWAWPGSAEDDAALLAAMKNGTTAVMTARSGRGTQTVDTFSLRGFTAAMTDAEQRCK, encoded by the coding sequence ATGACTTCCCTTTTCGGTCGCACGCTTGCGGTTGCCGCAATCTCGTTTGCTGCAACGGCTGGCTTCGCCCAGGAATCCACCAACCGGGTCGCCACCATGACCGATTGGAACGTCTTCACCGAGGAAAGCCCCAAGGAATGCTGGGGCGTGTCGAAGCCGAAGGAAATGGTGAACACCCGCGACGGTCAGCCGGTATCGGTGCGGCGCGGCGATGTGCTGCTGTTCGTCACCTTCCGCCCCGGCAAACCCGGTGAGATCAGCTTTACCGGCGGCTATCCCTTCGCGGGCGGGTCAACCGTCGATGTCACAGTCGACGGCCAGCCCTATCAGCTGTTCACCGACGGTGAATGGGCCTGGCCAGGCAGTGCCGAGGATGACGCCGCCCTGCTTGCCGCGATGAAGAACGGCACCACGGCCGTCATGACCGCACGGTCCGGCCGGGGGACGCAGACGGTGGATACCTTCTCGCTCCGCGGGTTTACCGCTGCGATGACGGACGCCGAACAGCGCTGCAAGTAA